GTTATGCTGACCTTAAACCACTTGAAAATAATGAAGGTTACAAATCTTACATTTCCTCCAAAGCCAACAAGATCAGGTTGTCTGAGCCTCATTTATGCGACATTTGGCGTCCAGCAAAATTAGAGTCACGCTTCTCCAATCCCTGACAAAATAACTACACCACGTTACAATGTGTTCTATTAAATGGTCATTGGAGCGATATGCtgttttaaaattgtaagaACTTATAGCTTAGTCATTCTTCTTTATAGgaaaaaacattattgtagTAATATGCCAAAACTAACATCTTGAGTGGTGGTATCCTCTTTCCCTTTCCCAAACTTTACAAGGTGCTGATGATACTCTTCAAGCTCTTTCTCCAACCTTTCAATGAAATGACTAGTATGCTCAAGGGATTGTCCAAACCTATATTTTTCCAAGGCCTGGaaatttttcacaacaaaatagAAACCGTAAGCCCATAAGCTTTATGCTCATACAACCCAGTGTTTTCTCAAGACAATGTTTTCCCAATAAAAACCCAATGAATCCGCACTTCGCAATTTTTAACTTTTCCAATTCGTCAAAGCACAGAAAACAAACACGGTGTCTACTAGAACAAGtttatctaaattaaaaaaataataaaaaatttaatctctcaatagaaaacaaaaattatagttgCGATTCACTAGAGTACATGAGGCATGTGAGAGAGCAAAGTGCTGGCATTACTATTGACtgcaattaattaaaaatattactgaattatatttaaaaaactacATAGTCATTCTTATCCCCTAGTTTAAGGTCATCAAGAAAAGATAATTGCCATAacaacttaaatttattttatttcaaaggGTTTGATTCCTATACTATTCCAGCCCTCTAATATTGCAACATACATAACACAGTCTTGTACTCATGCTCTACAGCTCAACCTCAAGTTGAGATTATTTCTAAACTTCTAATTGTCAGTAGAAGGGATCAACAAGGGATACTTACAATGGCATCTGtataacaaattaacaaatttcattttattttatttcggGTATGTCTGTGTCACCGTGATTTTAGGGACCCTGATATCTATTCTTTTTAGAAATGTCCCATTCGCAGGgatattatcttttatcttcAGAAAGATTTTGTTCTCACATAAGTTAGGATTCTAGTATCAGTAAAATAGGACTATTAGGTTAGTATCTCTTATCACATCCTAATACAAATGTCATTAATCTGAGTAGCctataaattcaacaaaaataccGTAATATATTTATCACCAAACTCATTTAGTCAATGAATAACAAATGCAACGTAAAATACCTTTGCTTTTGATAATGTATTTGGAGGAGACATTACTTCCGGTTGTGCGTAGTTCTTTCCACGGTAAAAAATGATGGTATTATTTGGCTTGATGTCAATCACAATGCCTTTGCTCAGTCGAGCAAGCTCTTCAGCATATTCATGCACTTGTCCTGGTCTGCAAGGCTTGCAGATAACCTTTACTGTTTCATGATTCTTCCAGTGAAGATGCATATTAAGAACTACCCCACCAAATACTCCCCGTCTCCCGACTGGAACATAATGTTTCTTTTTGTCACCTGTGCGCTTCAGGTAATGCCTTTCCTCCTCAGTTAATATTTCAGGATCAAATGTTTCTGGAGGGGGTTTTGGTACATCATATTTTCTCAGCTTCTCAATCAACCAAGCTTCCTTCCGCTTGGCCTGTAGaattataagttaaaacaaAAGACCCCcacattacaaaataaaaattaaggatGAAAGGAACAAAGCATCTTTCCAGCCTATCTGAGGCACTAAATCATGTCTCTTTTATTTCCTATTCAAAGTAATCATGTCTTGATGAAAAATATAGCTTCACAAACTTTCCCACATACAAAATACAATTTCATTGAGGAATTCATAAACAAATCCATAAGCAGcaacatttttgttatttcaacacccatacaacaaagaaaagaagCACATTAATTTAGTAAATATCATAATGATGCTCATACCATTGTTACCTGCTAGAAAACTGGAGCATGTCCAAAAACATTAAGGATAAAatcataaaagtaaattatcAACAATGGAGACAATTTTGTTGCAGTGAACAAAGCTTTAAACTAAAACTTAAAGTTACAACGAAATCTAACCTTTTCAAGCTTATATCTAATTCTAACTTCTGGATTTGGggaattcatttttttcttagcCTTCAAACGATAGAACCTAAGCTCGTTCACTTTAGCTTTTTTAgacattttaacttttttgttcTTCTGGCTCTTTTCTGTAGAATTAATATCATCGGACTTGTCCAGAGAGAACCTTACAACATCATTGTCAGTCTTCAGCTCAACTGATTCATTACTTATGTATCTGGCAGGAAGCCAGCTTCCCAGAATACCTTGTCTTCCAAAGATATTTGATTGCTGCATTAAAAGAAAACCTGACCGACAAAACAAGGAGGGATCTCCTGAAACATTCCTCAGTGTTCTGTAAATTCTTTGATGCATGCACTTGTGATTGTAAGGTCCAAAGGACCTGGAATATGAAGTCTTGGTATGGGATGACACAATACTCGGAGCATGTTCAACTAGACAGCATAACCAGAATAAGCGATCTCTGCAAAGTATGAACACAATTTGGTATTAAAAAATCAGGAGCACGAAAATAAGAGCAAGAACTATCCCAAAGATTGTTCTAATCCAACAATATTGTGTGTTCAAAAATCAGTGTAAGCATGTTCAAACAAACACTACTACGCTTTGTGTTATGTGGCAATGGAAGATCTCTGATTTTGATGCTATTGCATGctaataaaaaatgttgagaTGGGCATACTATAGGTGATGGGGTCAAAAAAGAAGttcaaagaaaaaggaaaaatacgaaagaaaaacacaaacacataagCTAAGATAAAGACTCCCCATGGACTTAAAAAACCCAATCCATTGTGGTCCATAACTTGAAGCAGATTGCAAACATGCATAATATTCAGTGAGAACTTCTATCAATGATGTCCAGATTATCAACGTAAATGGAATGTGACATCACTTCTACTGTGTCAGTGATTGAAACAAGCAAGTGTTCACAAACTAGAGCGGAAGAAGTTGACACTTCCTGCTACGACTATTTTCTAATTCATACATTCAGAATTGGTAGATTTTAGGCATTGGTGGTTTAGCAAAGAAATTTCGGAAGGAACAAAAAAAGTAGATTATGCAGAGACAAGTAGGATAAAAAATGTCTACTACGAAACTTCTTGTCCTTAACAAAAGAAACCATGAGAAGGAACCCAATTGTGATTAACAACAATCCAGAGGATGAATCAGAGGTATCAATCAAAAGCAGATCATCGGATGT
This region of Vigna unguiculata cultivar IT97K-499-35 chromosome 5, ASM411807v1, whole genome shotgun sequence genomic DNA includes:
- the LOC114185582 gene encoding uncharacterized CRM domain-containing protein At3g25440, chloroplastic-like yields the protein MTFYSKLISELGRGPLATNKLPRDRLFWLCCLVEHAPSIVSSHTKTSYSRSFGPYNHKCMHQRIYRTLRNVSGDPSLFCRSGFLLMQQSNIFGRQGILGSWLPARYISNESVELKTDNDVVRFSLDKSDDINSTEKSQKNKKVKMSKKAKVNELRFYRLKAKKKMNSPNPEVRIRYKLEKAKRKEAWLIEKLRKYDVPKPPPETFDPEILTEEERHYLKRTGDKKKHYVPVGRRGVFGGVVLNMHLHWKNHETVKVICKPCRPGQVHEYAEELARLSKGIVIDIKPNNTIIFYRGKNYAQPEVMSPPNTLSKAKALEKYRFGQSLEHTSHFIERLEKELEEYHQHLVKFGKGKEDTTTQDLFCQGLEKRDSNFAGRQMSHK